In one window of Micromonospora cathayae DNA:
- a CDS encoding TadE/TadG family type IV pilus assembly protein yields the protein MHRRGPARRRRDGDRGSVSVEVAILAPAFIALMVLAGVAGRTAVGAEAIQAAAHDAARAASISRDTDSARTAARSAAAQQLNWQRLDCVAPPTLAFTGSVGGSATSFDAAYSAAPGVPAAVTVQVTCTVTFADIHLSSLPGMPAGRTVSARFTSPLDSYRSRG from the coding sequence CTGCACCGGCGTGGCCCGGCGCGACGCCGCCGGGACGGTGACCGGGGTTCGGTGTCGGTGGAGGTCGCCATCCTCGCGCCGGCCTTCATCGCCCTGATGGTGCTGGCCGGGGTGGCCGGACGGACGGCGGTGGGGGCGGAGGCGATCCAGGCCGCCGCGCACGACGCCGCCCGCGCCGCCTCGATCTCCCGGGACACCGACAGCGCCCGGACCGCCGCGCGGTCGGCCGCCGCGCAGCAGCTCAACTGGCAGCGGCTCGACTGCGTGGCCCCGCCGACGCTCGCCTTCACCGGCTCGGTCGGCGGGTCGGCGACCAGCTTCGACGCGGCGTACTCGGCGGCACCGGGGGTGCCGGCCGCCGTCACCGTGCAGGTCACCTGCACGGTGACGTTCGCCGACATCCACCTGTCGAGCCTGCCGGGGATGCCGGCCGGCCGGACCGTCTCGGCGCGGTTCACCTCGCCGCTGGACAGTTACCGGAGCCGGGGATGA
- a CDS encoding TadE family protein has protein sequence MRQRLSATGRRAAAAVRHRIVSGGRDRGANPVELAIVMPAILLLLFGSIQVAAWFLARSTALHAAQSGVNAQRVHQAPAGAGAERAGAFLAAAGDWLADAESSCVTGATEVTCTVTGKPLSLVPGMSFTVSQTAHGTVERWVVGP, from the coding sequence ATGCGCCAGCGATTGTCCGCAACCGGTCGCCGGGCGGCTGCCGCCGTCCGGCACCGGATCGTGTCCGGTGGCCGGGACCGGGGGGCCAACCCGGTCGAGTTGGCCATCGTCATGCCGGCGATCCTGCTACTGCTGTTCGGCTCGATCCAGGTCGCCGCCTGGTTCCTGGCCCGCAGCACCGCGCTGCACGCCGCCCAGAGCGGGGTGAACGCGCAACGCGTCCACCAGGCTCCGGCCGGGGCCGGTGCGGAACGGGCCGGCGCCTTCCTGGCCGCCGCCGGGGACTGGCTGGCCGACGCGGAGTCCAGCTGTGTCACCGGAGCCACCGAGGTCACCTGCACGGTGACCGGCAAGCCGCTGTCGCTCGTACCGGGGATGAGTTTCACGGTGTCGCAGACCGCCCACGGCACGGTGGAGCGTTGGGTGGTCGGCCCGTGA
- a CDS encoding type II secretion system F family protein, giving the protein MLNWQLTLAVSGGAAVGFGVFLVIRELLPATPALGPALRRLHQPPSVTRPGTAPRSAEWLTGTARWLRPPHRQLALIGQTPEQYALSVLLSALIGLAAPTMLTVALVSAGTSLPFVVPVIGSLGTAFLFALAAHRSVLQKAARAREEFRLAVCTYLDLVALQLSAAHGPVQSLERAAEICDGWVFERIQEALRIAQMQMHSPWEELRDLAEKIGIPELGDVGAIMRSSGSEGAQVHETLRSRADALRDQIRTDNLARAEGITTRLDIPGSLLVFVLLGFIAYPFVSRL; this is encoded by the coding sequence ATCCTCAACTGGCAGCTCACCCTCGCCGTCAGCGGCGGCGCGGCGGTCGGGTTCGGGGTCTTCCTGGTGATCCGGGAGCTGTTGCCGGCCACCCCGGCGCTCGGTCCGGCGCTGCGCCGGCTGCACCAGCCGCCGAGCGTCACCCGGCCGGGCACGGCCCCCCGGAGTGCGGAGTGGCTGACCGGTACGGCCCGCTGGCTGCGCCCGCCGCACCGGCAGCTCGCCCTGATCGGCCAGACCCCCGAGCAGTACGCGCTCTCCGTACTCCTCTCCGCCCTGATCGGCCTCGCTGCGCCGACCATGCTGACCGTGGCCCTCGTGTCCGCCGGAACCTCGCTGCCGTTCGTCGTACCGGTGATCGGCAGCCTGGGGACGGCGTTCCTGTTCGCCCTCGCCGCCCACCGGTCGGTGCTCCAGAAGGCCGCTCGGGCCCGGGAGGAGTTCCGCCTGGCGGTCTGCACCTACCTGGACCTGGTGGCGCTGCAACTGTCCGCCGCGCACGGGCCGGTGCAGTCACTGGAACGGGCGGCCGAGATCTGTGACGGCTGGGTCTTCGAGCGGATCCAGGAGGCGCTGCGGATCGCCCAGATGCAGATGCACTCCCCCTGGGAGGAGCTGCGGGATCTCGCCGAGAAGATCGGCATCCCGGAGCTGGGGGACGTCGGCGCGATCATGCGTTCCTCGGGCAGCGAGGGCGCGCAGGTGCACGAGACCCTGCGCAGCCGCGCCGACGCCCTACGCGACCAGATCCGTACGGACAATCTCGCCCGCGCCGAGGGAATCACCACTCGGCTCGACATCCCCGGTTCGCTGCTCGTCTTCGTCCTGCTCGGCTTCATCGCCTACCCGTTCGTCAGTCGCCTCTGA
- a CDS encoding type II secretion system F family protein, which yields MATGPAHPAGGPTVIANIELIAMVSGAACVAGLVLAVVALVGTTRPPGNRPGRGGPGLRRLWQGSGTSRQERQRHQALLVGAAVAGAVAFLLTGLPVVGLLVAVAVPGTPWLFSVGRAEQRAIARIEAVGEWTRRLKDISATGQGLQQAIIGTIATAPPQIEEEVRLLAARLQAGWLARPALLAFADDIGDPVADQVVAALILHLTDRGERLGDVLGSIAGAAAAEVATRREIEAKRVQPRFAVRFLTGMTLATIAYGLVNTDYIRPYGTPTGQLVMAVLSAAFVALLVWVRAMSQPPTPTRFLPAPDPEDALA from the coding sequence GTGGCGACGGGCCCGGCACACCCGGCTGGGGGTCCGACGGTGATCGCGAACATCGAGCTGATCGCCATGGTCTCCGGGGCGGCCTGCGTGGCCGGGCTGGTCCTGGCGGTGGTGGCGCTGGTCGGCACCACCCGCCCGCCGGGCAACCGGCCGGGCAGGGGCGGGCCGGGTCTGCGCCGGCTGTGGCAGGGCTCCGGCACCAGCCGGCAGGAACGGCAACGCCACCAGGCCCTGCTGGTGGGTGCGGCGGTGGCCGGCGCGGTGGCCTTCCTGCTCACCGGGCTGCCGGTGGTCGGGCTACTGGTCGCCGTGGCGGTGCCGGGCACCCCGTGGCTGTTCTCGGTCGGCCGGGCCGAGCAGCGGGCCATCGCCCGGATCGAGGCGGTCGGCGAGTGGACCCGCCGACTCAAGGACATCTCCGCCACCGGGCAGGGCCTCCAGCAGGCCATCATCGGCACGATCGCCACCGCGCCACCGCAGATCGAGGAGGAGGTGCGTCTGCTCGCCGCCCGGCTCCAGGCCGGCTGGCTGGCCCGGCCGGCGCTGCTCGCCTTCGCCGACGACATCGGCGACCCGGTCGCCGACCAGGTGGTGGCGGCGCTGATCCTGCACCTGACCGACCGGGGGGAACGCCTCGGCGACGTGCTGGGCTCGATCGCGGGTGCCGCGGCGGCCGAGGTGGCGACCCGCCGGGAGATCGAGGCCAAACGTGTCCAGCCCCGGTTCGCGGTCCGGTTCCTCACCGGGATGACCCTGGCGACCATCGCGTACGGGCTGGTCAACACCGACTACATCCGCCCGTACGGAACGCCGACCGGGCAGCTCGTGATGGCCGTGCTCAGTGCCGCGTTCGTCGCGCTGCTGGTCTGGGTTCGCGCGATGAGCCAGCCACCGACGCCGACGCGCTTCCTGCCCGCCCCGGACCCGGAGGACGCGCTCGCATGA
- a CDS encoding ATPase, T2SS/T4P/T4SS family, with translation MRFEPVSHDPRSQPPSATSVTPPLAPANGHRHPPGPPAQHGPPGPPAQHGQHGPNGQHGPTGQHGPNANGQHGPNGQVRAVPNGHPHPAAPNGRPAAGGANGHAPPAGPNGRHRPGTANGVALAPPPGPTTAPRPRVDFTLVRELRRELSERLTLWQRGREFSVAEEDVERARIAVAVVSEYADSVRRAGTPLTADEERHLLNQVTAELVGLGRLQTLLVDQTIEEVHILGCDQVRVTRHGGGVDWVDPIADSDEELVEILQAAARRAGATERSLSTSKPTLDLQLPDGSRLAAVYLVSRRPYAVIRKHNTLDVSLDDIAGFRGDLDEMIDVLLRDFLRAAMRAGLNIMVAGLAGAGKTTVVRALMDEIPPDEPFVLLEESRELLPARRDIKHRAVMSFEAREGHGERGLDGRPAGEVSIADLIPVSLRMGVLRIVVGEVRSREIVPMLQAMTTSRGSMCTIHARTPAGVTERIIELALSHGREMTVDQARRMAGNALDLIVYVTVEDETAIGGRKHRFVSHVEEVIGAGEGNRITTTEVFGPGPDGRAVPKHLPERVREHLLRVGYDARLLSRYIEAGTGAWRRARHTRLGVRR, from the coding sequence ATGCGGTTTGAGCCGGTCTCCCACGATCCGCGTAGCCAGCCGCCCTCGGCCACCTCGGTCACCCCGCCACTGGCCCCGGCGAACGGTCACCGCCACCCGCCCGGCCCTCCCGCCCAGCACGGCCCGCCCGGCCCTCCCGCCCAGCACGGCCAGCACGGCCCCAACGGGCAGCACGGGCCGACTGGGCAGCACGGCCCCAACGCCAACGGGCAGCACGGCCCCAACGGGCAGGTCCGCGCGGTGCCGAACGGGCACCCGCATCCGGCCGCGCCGAACGGTCGTCCGGCCGCCGGCGGGGCGAACGGGCACGCTCCGCCGGCCGGCCCGAACGGGCGGCACCGGCCGGGGACCGCCAACGGGGTGGCGCTGGCCCCACCCCCCGGGCCGACCACGGCACCCCGCCCCCGGGTCGACTTCACCCTGGTCCGCGAGCTGCGCCGGGAGCTGAGCGAACGGCTCACCCTCTGGCAGCGCGGCCGGGAGTTCAGCGTCGCCGAGGAGGACGTGGAACGGGCCCGGATCGCCGTGGCCGTGGTCTCCGAGTACGCCGACTCGGTACGCCGGGCCGGCACACCGCTCACCGCCGACGAGGAGCGGCACCTGCTCAACCAGGTGACCGCCGAGCTGGTGGGGCTCGGTCGGCTCCAGACGCTGCTGGTCGACCAGACCATCGAGGAGGTGCACATCCTCGGCTGCGACCAGGTACGCGTCACCCGGCACGGCGGTGGCGTCGACTGGGTGGACCCGATCGCCGACAGCGACGAGGAACTGGTGGAGATCCTCCAGGCCGCCGCCCGCCGGGCCGGGGCCACCGAGCGGTCGCTGTCCACCTCGAAACCCACCCTGGACCTGCAACTACCCGACGGCAGCCGGCTCGCCGCCGTCTACCTGGTCAGCCGCCGCCCATACGCGGTGATCCGTAAGCACAACACCCTGGACGTGAGCCTGGACGACATCGCCGGCTTCCGGGGCGACCTGGACGAGATGATCGACGTCCTGCTCCGCGACTTCCTCCGCGCGGCCATGCGGGCCGGGCTGAACATCATGGTCGCCGGGCTGGCCGGTGCCGGCAAGACGACCGTGGTCCGGGCGCTGATGGACGAGATCCCGCCGGACGAGCCGTTCGTGCTGCTGGAGGAGAGCCGCGAGCTGCTGCCCGCCCGGCGGGACATCAAGCACCGGGCGGTGATGAGCTTCGAGGCCCGGGAGGGGCACGGCGAACGCGGCCTGGACGGCCGGCCGGCCGGTGAGGTCAGCATCGCCGACCTGATCCCGGTGTCGCTGCGGATGGGTGTGCTGCGGATCGTGGTCGGCGAGGTGCGGTCCCGGGAGATCGTGCCGATGCTCCAGGCGATGACCACCAGCCGGGGCTCGATGTGCACCATCCACGCCCGCACCCCGGCCGGGGTCACCGAACGGATCATCGAGTTGGCGCTGTCGCACGGCCGGGAGATGACCGTCGACCAGGCCCGCCGGATGGCCGGCAACGCGCTGGACCTGATCGTCTATGTCACCGTCGAGGACGAGACCGCGATCGGCGGCCGGAAACACCGGTTCGTCTCCCACGTGGAGGAGGTCATCGGGGCCGGCGAGGGCAACCGGATCACCACCACGGAGGTCTTCGGTCCGGGGCCGGACGGCCGGGCCGTGCCGAAGCACCTGCCCGAACGGGTCCGCGAGCACCTGCTCCGGGTCGGCTACGACGCCCGGCTGCTCAGCCGGTACATCGAGGCCGGCACTGGGGCGTGGCGACGGGCCCGGCACACCCGGCTGGGGGTCCGACGGTGA
- a CDS encoding ParA family protein has protein sequence MAIIALASAKGSPGVTASALACTLSWHRRLVLAECDPAGGSVLAGYLGGVLDGPRGIGELAVGELRDGNLESMFWSQLVDLDAPKRERLLLPGVVEPAQAGSVIPLWQRFADFFGELEQGTPPYDVLVDCGRLAVVGAPWPVLRAAAVVLVVTRATLPDISATRSLLRAMERDFTEHRVPAGSVRLLVVGDGHPNGEISKTLGVPVIARLPHDPRTAGVLSLGGTVRARSPLMRAAGALEVPVGTLLDRRRARLSWPAGQGVPHAV, from the coding sequence ATGGCGATCATCGCGCTGGCCTCGGCCAAGGGCTCGCCCGGGGTGACCGCCTCGGCGCTGGCCTGCACGCTGAGCTGGCACCGCCGGCTGGTGCTGGCCGAGTGTGATCCGGCGGGCGGTTCGGTGCTCGCCGGCTACCTCGGCGGAGTGCTGGACGGTCCCCGGGGCATCGGCGAACTGGCCGTCGGCGAGCTGCGCGACGGGAACCTGGAGTCGATGTTCTGGTCGCAGCTCGTCGACCTGGACGCCCCGAAGCGGGAACGGCTGCTGCTGCCGGGCGTGGTCGAGCCGGCCCAGGCCGGCAGTGTCATCCCGCTCTGGCAGCGGTTCGCGGACTTCTTCGGCGAGCTGGAGCAGGGCACCCCACCGTACGACGTACTGGTCGACTGTGGCCGGTTGGCCGTGGTCGGCGCGCCGTGGCCGGTGCTGCGGGCCGCCGCGGTGGTGCTGGTGGTCACCCGGGCCACGCTGCCCGACATCTCCGCGACCCGGTCGCTGCTGCGGGCCATGGAACGGGACTTCACCGAGCACCGGGTGCCGGCCGGCTCGGTACGCCTGCTGGTGGTCGGCGACGGCCACCCCAACGGCGAGATCAGCAAGACCCTCGGCGTACCGGTGATCGCCCGGCTGCCGCACGACCCGCGTACCGCCGGGGTGCTCAGCCTGGGCGGCACGGTGCGGGCCAGGAGCCCGCTGATGCGCGCGGCCGGTGCGCTGGAGGTCCCGGTCGGCACCCTGCTCGACCGGCGGCGGGCCCGGCTGAGCTGGCCGGCCGGCCAGGGGGTGCCGCATGCGGTTTGA